The following nucleotide sequence is from Pseudonocardia abyssalis.
GCGGGCCCGGTTGAGCCGTATCCACACCGAGCTCGCCGACGCGGCCACGCCGGTGCAGCCGGTCGTCGGCGGCCCGACCCTGTCACCTCGGGAGGCGGAGGCGCTGCGGCTCGTCGCCGTCGGGTCGACCAACGCCGAGGTCTCCGCCGAGATGGGCATCGGCGTCGTCACGGTGAAGTCCTACCTGCACAGCGCGATGCGCAAGCTCGGGGTGACCAACCGGGGCCGGGCGGTCGTGGCGGCACGGGCCGCCGGCCTCCTCTGACCGGGCCCGGGTGAGCGGCACCCCCGTGCTCCGGGGGTGCCGTCCGTCGTCAGCGGGCCGTGGCCTCGCGCCGCGGCAGGACCCAGTCGGGGCGGACGTAGTGGCAGGTGTAGCCGTAGGGCGACTTCTGCAGGTAGTCCTGGTGCTCCTCCTCCGCCTCCCAGAACGGGCCGGCGGGCTCGACGTCGGAGGTGACGCGGCCGGGCCAGATGCCCGAGGCGTCGACGTCGGCGATCGTGTCGAGGGCCACCCGCTTCTGCTCGTCGGTCGTGTAGTAGATCGCGGAGCGGTAGCTGCGACCGACGTCGTTGCCCTGCCGGTCCTTCGTCGACGGGTCGTGGATCTGGAAGAAGAACTCCAGGATCGCGCGGTAGGAGATGACGTCGGGATCGAAGACGACCTCGACCGCCTCGGCGTGGTCGCCGTGGTTGCGGTAGGTGGCGTTCGGGGTGTCGCCGCCGGAGTAGCCGACGCGGGTCGAGAGGACGCCGGGCCGCTTGCGCAGCAGCTCCTGGGCGCCCCAGAAGCACCCGCCGGCGAGGATGGCCGTTTCGGACATGGTGCGAACCTCCAGATGTCGAAGAACCTCTACTCCGAACGCCCCGGGAGCGGGCGATGTTCCGTAGGACAATGCCGCGGTGTTCTCCGTCGCGGGCGTCCCGGCCCATCCACTGCTCGTGCACGCCGTCGTCGTGCTGCTCCCCCTGGCGGCGCTCGGCGCGGTCGCCGTGGCCGTGCGTCCGGTGTGGGCCCGCCCGTACGGGCTGCTCGTCGCGGCGGGGGCCCTCGGCGGCGCGGTCGCCGCGGTGGCGGCCCGGATCGCGGGCGAGCAGTTGGAGGACGCCATCGAGATCACGCCGGGCTTCGAGCCGGTGATCGACCAGCACGAGCGGTTCGGCACGCTCACCGTCCTCACGTCGTGGCCGTTCGCGGTCCTCGCCGTGGCCGCGTACCTGCTGGCCCGCCGCGACCGCGGGCGGATCGTCGGGGTGCTGGCGGCGGTCGCCGGGGTGGTGGCCGTCGTCGCGACGGTCCTGGCCGGTCACAGCGGCGCGGCGGCGGTCTGGGGCGACGTCGTTGGCTAGCGGATTCGCGCGCGTGCGGGGCGTGGCCCGCTCGCTCGCGATGTACCACGGCATCCCCGGCCGGCACCGCCGGATCGTCGCCTTCTACGGGCGGTTCCTCGGGCCGGGCGACGTCGCGTTCGACGTCGGCGCGCACGTCGGCAGCCGCGTCCGGGCGTGGCGCAAGCTCGGGGTGCGGGTCGTCGCGCTCGAACCCCAGCCCGACTGCCTGACGGTGCTGCGCCTGCTCTTCGGGCGCGACGACGACGTCGTGATCGCACCGGTCGCCGTCGGCGCGGCGGCGGGCACGGCCCGGCTGGGGCTGTCCAGCGCCACACCCACGGTGTCGTCGATGTCGCCGGAGTGGATCGGCACGGTCGGCACCGACCGCGGCTTCGCCCGGGTGCGCTGGGACCGTTCCGTCGAGGTCCCGGTGACGACGCTGGACGCCCTGATCGCCGCCCACGGTGAGCCCGCGTTCGTCAAGATCGACGTGGAGGGGTTCGAGCTCGACGTGCTGCACGGGCTGAGCCGGCCGGTCCGGGCGCTGTCGTTCGAGTACCTGCCGCCCGCCCACGACGCCGCACTCGCCGCGCTCGACCTGGTCGACGCCCTCGGCCCGTACCGCTACAACTACTCGCCGGTCGAGACCATGACCCTCGCCTCCGAGGGGTGGCTCGACGCCGACGGCCTCCGCGCGCTGCTGGACCGGTTCCGCCCGCTCGGCCGCTCCGGCGACGTCTATGCGCGGCTCAGCCCGGATCGCTGAACGTCACCAGCCGCGGCACCCGCCCGCCGGTGTCGATCCGGCACACCCCGGCGTCGGCGAGGAACAGCCGCCACACCGCGACGTCGGCCAGGCCCAGTGCCCACGCCACCGCCGCCTTGATCGGCGAGACGTGGCTGACGACCACGACGTCACCCCGGGCGGCGTCGGACGCCAGGTCCCGGCACGCCTCCCGGACCCGCACCCCGACGGCGGCGAGCGACTCCCCGCCCGCGGGCACGAAGTCCGGGTCGGTCCGCCAGCGCGACCAGGTGGCGACGTCGACGTCGGCGGGGGCGGCGCCGTCGAGGGTGCCGTAGTCCATCTCGATCCAGCGCTCGTCGACCTCCACACCCGCCGGGGCGAAGGCCGCGGCGGTCGCGCGGGCCCGGCCCAGCGGGCTCGACACGACCCGTGACGGCCGCGGCAGCACCGCCGCCAGCGCCCGGGCCTGACGGCCGCCGAGGTCGGTCAGCGGCGGATCGGCACGCCCGCAGAGCAGGCCGCGTGCGTTGGCCGCGGTCTGGCCGTGGCGGACGAGGATCAGCACGGGAGGGGCTCCGGCCGCGGCACCGGGCGCAGCAGGACGGCGAGGCCCGGCAGGCAGGCGATCATGCCCAGCACCCCGTAGACGACGGCGGTGGTGAGCCCCTGCGCGGCACCGAGCCCGGCGGCGGAGAACGCGACGGTGCCCGCCGCCTCGCGCGGTCCGAACCCCCCGACGTTGAGCGGCAGCACCATCGCCAGCAGGGCCACCACCAGCAGCGGCAGCAGCTCGCCGACCGGCGCCGTGACGCCCGCGGCCCGCGCGGCGACGACGAACAGCACGAGGTACCCGGCCAGCGCGGTCAGCGACAGCGCGACGACCGCCAGAGCGGTGCGGGCGGTGAACCGCCGGACGTCGACGAGGAAGGGGACGAGCAGGGACCGCACCCGCGGGACCCGGGACGCCGCCAGGAGGAGCCCCGCCCCGACGGCGAACCCGGGCAGCAGCCCGCCGAGCAGCACGGGCTGCGCGAGCAGCACCAGCAGCCCGGCGACGACCACCACCGCCTGCCCCGCCGTCCGCTCCAGCACGACGGCGCGCAGACCCCGCCCGTCGGCGCGGCCGTGGGCGACGGCGCGGTGCACGTCGCCGAGCACGCCCGCGGGCAGGACGGAGTTGAGCGCGACGGCCCGGTAGGTGTCGGCGACGGCCGTCGCGAACGGCAGCGCCAACCCCAGTCCGCGTGCGACCAGGCACCAGCGACCGGCCGCGCACAGCGTGGTGAGCAGCCCGACGGCGAGCGCGGCGAGCACGGCCGGGGGGTCGATCGCGGCGAGGCCGGCGAGCACGGCGTCGGTGCCGACCCACACGGCCAGCGCGACGAGAACGGCCGCCCCGATCAGCACCCTCACGACGGGACCGCCAGCACGTCGACGTGCCCGACGGTCACGCGCAGGGCCCCGGCGGCGCGCGCGACCAGCCGGCGGCGCAGGTACCGACCCGCCTCCCGGTCCAGGTCGGGCCGCTGTTCGACGGCGGCGGCGATCCAGCCGCGCAGCCACTCCTCGGCCAGCTCGGCGCTCTCCGGCCCGAGCCGCCACGGGCTGGGGCGGGTCTCGACGGCCATGCCGTGCCGGGCGAACGCCGCGGCGGCGACGGGCCCGGCATCGGGGCCGAGCAGGGTGCGGCCGTCGACGGTCCGGCGCTGGTGGGCGTCGAACGCGGCGGCCAGTGCGGCGTCGAGCGGGTCGGGCGGGTCGATCGCGACGTCCCCGGTGACCGACAGCGCCAGCAGCGCCGCGCACCCGGCCCCCGCGCACGCGGCGGCCAGCGCGTCGACCTCCTCGGCGGTGAGCAGGTCGAGCAGCGCCGACGCCGTGACCAGCGACGTCCCGGCCAGGTCGGCCGCGCGCAGTGTCGTCAGGTCGCCTCCGACCCCCTCCGCTGACGGGGTGCCCGCGACGGCGCGCGCGAGCAGGTCGGGGTCGCGGTCGTGCAGGATCCACCGCGGCGATCCCGCGAGCCGGGGCGCGAGCCAGCGCACCATGGACCCGGTGCCGCACCCGACGTCGCGGACGACCGTCGGGGCGAGCCCGCCGACCCGCTGGGCCAGCTCGGCCGACCGGGCGTCGGCGTCGGCGGGCTCGCGCAGGGTCAGCCAGCCCGGGGTGCAGACCGGTGAGCCCGCGACGCTCAGGCGGGCGTACCGCTCCGAGCGCGGTCCAGGATCGTGATCAGGCATCGGGACGTCACCTCCCACCCGGTGAGCTCGGTGCGGCGGGCCTGCGCGCCCGCGCGGAGCTCGGTGCGCAGGTCGGGCCGGTCGAACCAGCGGATCAGACCCATCGAGAGGGCCGGGACGTCGGCGGTGGGGACGAGCAGCCCGGCGCCGCCCAGCGCCGACCGGACTCCCCCGACGTCGGTGGCGAGCACCGGGATCCCGCGGGCCGACGCCTCCGTGACGACCATCCCGAAGGCCTCGACGCGGGAGGGCAGCACGAGCAGGTCGGCCGCGGCGAACGCGGCGGCGAGCGGCGCACCGACCAGCGCTCCCGGCATCCGGATCCGGCCGTCGAGCCCGTACCGGGTGATCGCCGCCCGGACGTCGGCGACGTGCGCGGGGGCGCGGCCGAGCGGTCCGACGAGGTCGCAGCTCCACGACCGGTCGGCGACGTGGGCGAGCGCCTCGACCAGCAGGTCCTGGCCCTTCGTCGGCGTCACGGAGCCGACGCACAGCAGCCGGCCCACGCCGTCGGTCCCGACCGCGGACGGGGCCGGGTCGACGCCGGGGGTGACGACGTCGACGGACCCGAGATCGTGCTTCTCGCGCAGCCGCTGCGCGGTCCACGGGCTGGTGGCGACGACGGCCGCCGCGGCGTGCAGCGTCTCGCGCTCGCGGTCCGCGAGGTCGGCGGCGCCCACCTCGTCGCCGAGCGGCAGGTGCACGAGCACGACGATCTCCAGGCGACGCGACTGCGGCACGACGACGTCGGGGACGCCGCACGCGACGAGCCCGTCGATCAGGACCGCCGATCCGGTGGGCAGGGCCGCGAGGGTGCGCTGCAGTGCACCGCGCTCGGGGACCGACGGCCGCGGCCACCGCCCGGCGACGGCGACCTGCGCCACGGTCGCACCCGCCGCGCGCATCCCGGCGATCACGCGCCGGTCGTAGGTGTTGCCGCCGCTGGGACGGGAGGTGTCGTCGATGTCGGCGGGGACGATCACGTGGACGGCCCCGCTCGTGCCGGCCCCGATCACAGCGCGCGCTCGTAGCTCGCCCAGGCGACGTGCGACTCGTGCAGCGCGACGGTGATCCCGGCCAGTCCGCGGGCACCCTCGCCCAGCGCGCCGGAGTGGACCCGGTCGGCCAGCCGGTCGGCGACCACCTTCGCCAGGAACTCCGTGGAGGTGTTGATCCCGGCGAAGGCGGGCTCGTCGTCGAGGTTGCGGTAGTCGAGGTCGGCGAGGACCCCCTTGAGCTCGGTCGTGGCCAGCCCGATGTCGACGACGATGTTGTCGGCGTCGAGATCGCGCCTGCGGAACGTGGCGTCGACGACGAACGTGGCGCCGTGCAGACGCTGCGCGGGCCCGAAGACCTCGCCGCGGAAGCTGTGCGCGACCATCACGTGGTCGCGGACGGTGATGCTGAACAACGGTTGCCCCTTCCGTACAGCTGAGAACTCAGCCGTAGACGACACGGACGCAGGGCCCGGACGGTTCACCGGAGGTGAGGCGGGTCAGGAGCCGCGGCAGGTCGTCGAAGGGCGCCGAGTCGGTGACGAGCGCGTCGTAGCGCGGGTCGGCGAGCAGGCGCAGCGCCAGCGCGAGGCGGTCGGCGTGGCTGCGGCGTCCCCGCCGGGCCGGGGCGACCATCCCGACCTGGCTGGCGCGGATGCTCAGGCGCCGCGAGTGGAAGCCCGCGCCGAGCGGGACGGTGACGGCGCGGTCGCCGTACC
It contains:
- the msrA gene encoding peptide-methionine (S)-S-oxide reductase MsrA; this translates as MSETAILAGGCFWGAQELLRKRPGVLSTRVGYSGGDTPNATYRNHGDHAEAVEVVFDPDVISYRAILEFFFQIHDPSTKDRQGNDVGRSYRSAIYYTTDEQKRVALDTIADVDASGIWPGRVTSDVEPAGPFWEAEEEHQDYLQKSPYGYTCHYVRPDWVLPRREATAR
- a CDS encoding DUF2231 domain-containing protein — translated: MFSVAGVPAHPLLVHAVVVLLPLAALGAVAVAVRPVWARPYGLLVAAGALGGAVAAVAARIAGEQLEDAIEITPGFEPVIDQHERFGTLTVLTSWPFAVLAVAAYLLARRDRGRIVGVLAAVAGVVAVVATVLAGHSGAAAVWGDVVG
- a CDS encoding FkbM family methyltransferase, which gives rise to MARSLAMYHGIPGRHRRIVAFYGRFLGPGDVAFDVGAHVGSRVRAWRKLGVRVVALEPQPDCLTVLRLLFGRDDDVVIAPVAVGAAAGTARLGLSSATPTVSSMSPEWIGTVGTDRGFARVRWDRSVEVPVTTLDALIAAHGEPAFVKIDVEGFELDVLHGLSRPVRALSFEYLPPAHDAALAALDLVDALGPYRYNYSPVETMTLASEGWLDADGLRALLDRFRPLGRSGDVYARLSPDR
- a CDS encoding histidine phosphatase family protein, translated to MLILVRHGQTAANARGLLCGRADPPLTDLGGRQARALAAVLPRPSRVVSSPLGRARATAAAFAPAGVEVDERWIEMDYGTLDGAAPADVDVATWSRWRTDPDFVPAGGESLAAVGVRVREACRDLASDAARGDVVVVSHVSPIKAAVAWALGLADVAVWRLFLADAGVCRIDTGGRVPRLVTFSDPG
- a CDS encoding lysylphosphatidylglycerol synthase transmembrane domain-containing protein, coding for MRVLIGAAVLVALAVWVGTDAVLAGLAAIDPPAVLAALAVGLLTTLCAAGRWCLVARGLGLALPFATAVADTYRAVALNSVLPAGVLGDVHRAVAHGRADGRGLRAVVLERTAGQAVVVVAGLLVLLAQPVLLGGLLPGFAVGAGLLLAASRVPRVRSLLVPFLVDVRRFTARTALAVVALSLTALAGYLVLFVVAARAAGVTAPVGELLPLLVVALLAMVLPLNVGGFGPREAAGTVAFSAAGLGAAQGLTTAVVYGVLGMIACLPGLAVLLRPVPRPEPLPC
- a CDS encoding SAM-dependent methyltransferase, which codes for MPDHDPGPRSERYARLSVAGSPVCTPGWLTLREPADADARSAELAQRVGGLAPTVVRDVGCGTGSMVRWLAPRLAGSPRWILHDRDPDLLARAVAGTPSAEGVGGDLTTLRAADLAGTSLVTASALLDLLTAEEVDALAAACAGAGCAALLALSVTGDVAIDPPDPLDAALAAAFDAHQRRTVDGRTLLGPDAGPVAAAAFARHGMAVETRPSPWRLGPESAELAEEWLRGWIAAAVEQRPDLDREAGRYLRRRLVARAAGALRVTVGHVDVLAVPS
- a CDS encoding glycosyltransferase family 4 protein, whose amino-acid sequence is MIGAGTSGAVHVIVPADIDDTSRPSGGNTYDRRVIAGMRAAGATVAQVAVAGRWPRPSVPERGALQRTLAALPTGSAVLIDGLVACGVPDVVVPQSRRLEIVVLVHLPLGDEVGAADLADRERETLHAAAAVVATSPWTAQRLREKHDLGSVDVVTPGVDPAPSAVGTDGVGRLLCVGSVTPTKGQDLLVEALAHVADRSWSCDLVGPLGRAPAHVADVRAAITRYGLDGRIRMPGALVGAPLAAAFAAADLLVLPSRVEAFGMVVTEASARGIPVLATDVGGVRSALGGAGLLVPTADVPALSMGLIRWFDRPDLRTELRAGAQARRTELTGWEVTSRCLITILDRARSGTPA
- a CDS encoding 6-pyruvoyl trahydropterin synthase family protein, which produces MFSITVRDHVMVAHSFRGEVFGPAQRLHGATFVVDATFRRRDLDADNIVVDIGLATTELKGVLADLDYRNLDDEPAFAGINTSTEFLAKVVADRLADRVHSGALGEGARGLAGITVALHESHVAWASYERAL